The DNA segment CTCCATTATCGCTTTTAGGGGAAATCCGTTTTCTCGAGCCAATGTCCCCACTTGATGTACCTTTGTTTCGGCAACTTCAAACGGATACACTCCGCATAAGCCACGCCCTTTTTGATGTACTTCAATCATGATAGCGTGAGCTTCCTGAAAATTTTTC comes from the Sulfuricurvum sp. genome and includes:
- a CDS encoding ATP-dependent Clp protease adaptor ClpS, whose translation is MATKHEHSTQLDLLVEHPKQYNVFLLNDDYTSMDFVVEILMKLFRKNFQEAHAIMIEVHQKGRGLCGVYPFEVAETKVHQVGTLARENGFPLKAIMEEA